A region of Elusimicrobiota bacterium DNA encodes the following proteins:
- a CDS encoding prepilin-type N-terminal cleavage/methylation domain-containing protein, whose amino-acid sequence MLTLRGRSRGFTLIELMLVVAIIGLLAAIAIPKFGDAIIRSKEAAVRGHMGALRSAISIYYADNEGFFPKVMGLQGIMPGLNVGNKYLTAIPPIKIPTAPIHQNSDLICSTFFGEWACAGGVLGETVWLFNPSMGVLVVNCGHPDSRGVIWSIQ is encoded by the coding sequence ATGTTGACCTTGCGAGGTCGGTCCCGGGGGTTCACGCTGATCGAGCTAATGCTCGTGGTGGCCATTATCGGGCTTTTGGCGGCTATCGCCATTCCCAAGTTTGGAGACGCGATCATTCGGTCAAAAGAGGCGGCGGTGCGGGGGCATATGGGGGCCCTGCGGAGCGCCATTTCCATTTACTATGCGGACAACGAAGGCTTTTTTCCAAAAGTTATGGGTTTACAAGGAATTATGCCAGGATTAAACGTAGGAAATAAATACCTCACAGCGATTCCACCCATCAAAATTCCAACGGCCCCAATTCACCAGAACAGCGATTTAATTTGCAGTACATTTTTTGGCGAATGGGCGTGTGCAGGGGGTGTGCTTGGTGAGACAGTGTGGTTATTCAATCCGAGTATGGGAGTCCTCGTTGTCAATTGCGGTCATCCAGATTCCCGAGGCGTGATTTGGAGTATTCAGTAA
- the thpR gene encoding RNA 2',3'-cyclic phosphodiesterase, producing MRLFVSVPVPLGASKTLFDGLSALRQEFPSARWVQPKQFHFTLKFLDETDEGRLAELVSVLGPVALGHKIFSIALAWFGTFRSEKGAVFWADVGSGRGELTDLAASVENALGPWKTENQPFVPHLTLARFDGSLPEIPAPSKGGPKTTFLINRMALMQSVLKSGGAEHRILREFPLAAPGGVALGVDWGRRRVGVAVSDELGRMAHPLATLEPKSLAGLVGELAELARVRGALTLVLGLPKHMNGSEGESAGAVRQLAGQLEEAGLSVVLWDERLTSWEAQGRLREGGGGRGDKGRVDRAAAALLLQAYLDRERGGVS from the coding sequence GTGAGACTGTTTGTTTCGGTTCCCGTTCCGCTTGGCGCGTCCAAAACTCTGTTCGATGGGCTATCGGCTCTTCGCCAGGAGTTTCCTTCTGCCCGATGGGTTCAACCGAAGCAATTCCACTTCACTTTAAAATTCCTAGACGAAACAGACGAGGGCCGTCTGGCTGAGTTGGTTTCGGTCCTGGGGCCCGTGGCTTTGGGGCACAAAATATTTTCCATTGCTTTGGCGTGGTTCGGAACGTTTCGGTCGGAAAAAGGCGCCGTGTTTTGGGCGGACGTTGGTAGTGGGCGCGGAGAATTGACGGATCTCGCGGCGTCGGTGGAAAATGCACTGGGGCCTTGGAAGACCGAGAACCAGCCCTTCGTTCCCCACCTTACGTTGGCGAGGTTTGATGGTTCTCTGCCGGAAATCCCTGCCCCGTCAAAGGGCGGCCCTAAGACAACCTTTCTGATTAATCGGATGGCACTCATGCAAAGCGTTTTAAAAAGCGGTGGGGCGGAGCATCGGATTTTGCGGGAGTTTCCATTGGCGGCGCCGGGGGGTGTGGCGTTGGGCGTGGATTGGGGGCGCCGTCGGGTGGGGGTGGCGGTTTCCGATGAGTTGGGACGGATGGCGCACCCTCTCGCGACGTTGGAACCGAAATCCCTGGCGGGGTTGGTTGGCGAATTGGCGGAGCTGGCCCGGGTCAGGGGGGCCCTTACTCTCGTGTTGGGGCTTCCCAAACACATGAACGGGTCGGAGGGCGAAAGCGCCGGCGCTGTTCGGCAGTTGGCTGGGCAACTTGAAGAGGCGGGGTTAAGTGTGGTTTTGTGGGACGAGCGGTTGACCAGTTGGGAGGCCCAGGGTCGTCTTCGGGAGGGTGGGGGCGGACGGGGCGACAAGGGCCGGGTGGACCGCGCGGCGGCGGCGCTCCTGCTTCAAGCCTATTTGGATCGAGAGCGGGGGGGGGTATCGTGA